aataaaattcttttttctgaaataaaataatgtaatttatcCCATAATCCAACTCCAAGATTTTTACAATGAaaacagaaaaattataaaattgtggTTTACTTGAAACTTTCACCATCAATAAATAATGAGTTCATAGGTATTCTTTCTTAGCAATAACTCATGACtacacaaataattatttttaataatgttgAGAGTTACAGTTTAACTGATCGAGTTTTGTATTTGCTTTCTAGAGATCACCGGTTCGAGTCTTATAAACCTCAgtgtcactggaggcttacatgatcattaacttcagggcccgtgagattagtcgacgTATGCACAAACTGACTCGAatatccatgttaataataaaaaaaactaatgaccACAAAATATACATCATTAATAACAATGCTTGTTTGAGAGTATGGttgcgattgcttttcaaagtgttttcactcataaatatatcaaaataatgtttttttatttttaaaaaattattttttatatcagtacatcaaaatgatttaaaaataccaaaaacatattaatttgaagtaaatacaaaaataaaaaaaattaaatttttttaaaaacacttttgaaacgtaaaaataaataaacaagatctTGAAttacaacaaaatcaaagagagaaaggaaaatcTCACAACACTATAACCCTATTTTCTGATAAAATAACCAGCCTAGATATCTCCAATTTTCAACCGAATGGTATGCAATGAAGAGTAACGTGTAATGCACTTATAAGCATTTGGAAACGCAGATCAatccgtgtttttaaaaaatttaattttttttgttaaaaattaaaattgttttatatattttaaattattttgatgcactgatctcaaaattaattttttaaaaataaaaaaatattattttaatatattttaaaataaaaaatatttttaaaaaaaactgcagTCATATTTCAAAACAGGCTAGGGTCCAGACCCGAcggtttattttctttgtttctcaCGAGgatgctctctctctttctctcatttCATTCTGCCACTAAAGTCAATTTACAAGAGAGGCAGCCGACACCCCTTGCctcttttcttcatttaaaaTGTGTGGTGTCTCATTGTCACATGCTGCGGACCACACGCAACacataacatttttatttattttttataagaattgatGATAGAATATtctttttagaagaaaataatatatttattgatgtgttgatttcaattattcaaaataatatcgaATCATATAACAAGATTTAACCCAAATGAGAGATTGGATGATATTATTTCTCCTAAGCAGGAAacgatgaatttttttttaattaatatggatgTTCGGGCAGCTTGCGTGTATTTCGACTGATCCCATaaaccctgaagttaacaaccatgtaagtttttagtggcctgaaatttataagattcaaattaatgatttctaaaaaataaacctagaatttaaccaattaaattatactttcaaaattaactataattttttttatatccgcCACAAAATCAGGGCCGGATCATTGCTCTAGTTAATAAAGgcattaacaaattaataagAAACATTAAAGGATTTGAGATGGAAACGCGATTCATCATGAATCACCTCAgtgcttctgttttttttttttgtttgaattcttttttttttattgagtcatatttccttttgtttaacaattttaattcttttatatattatgaAATGATATTTGAATTATGAACAATAAACCAActcaaacttctttttttcattcattacattttttttcatttgcacccttcttctttttttacttccttttgcttccgtttaataattataatttgatttagcAAAATTAATGCTTTTGAAATCATGAACacactaaataatataaaaatattaaaaataatggaAATGCAACATGAAATAATGATACATTTCATTgtgaattgtaataataatctataatgatttttttttcttttttttctgtcacttaactctttttttttccaatttaataatttcacaTAAAAGTTGACTACaaattgaatttgatgtttTGTTCTTACTAGTCTTATTTGGGGCTCtcatgatgttaaaaataaattttaatgtttgagTTAATGTCtgatttgacaaaataaaattaattttattgagttaattcttgatatttcaaataaaattaatacatcGATgtcttaatattaaagaaaatatcatcttgaaaaaaaaaattaaagtcaaaCCAAGTTTTTTATCAATCATTTTAATTGTCTTTAAACCTATTAAATCTATTCGATCGGTTATGTCCCCAAGGGGTGTAAAATTGTGGTaaagggcttgagatctgcacagcaggtctcgagttcgagtcagagcgtgcacctcttgtaagagcctgggacagccggggttttactcactcacctgggCCCACAAAATACGCTTTCCGGGGGAtggggtttcctcgaataaaaaaaaactacatataatttaattttaaactcaggttaattaaatttcaaagttgAGATATTGAATCGCAcgtaataacaatattaaataactCTATATgttctccatattttttttagatattcaaaaatattttggagaaTGGCGTAgcgctaataaataaataaactagtaAATGCTATTGAACGAGTCGTTAAATTGTTCTCTCTCCAGCTAGCTACATATGGATCCCTGAAAACTGGATGCTAAAAAAAGAGTATCCATCACAACAACAGAGAGATAATCATAATCCGGCCTGCATTTTGATAAAGGATTGACGACCTAAAGACAGTCTGTACGTACACGGTGGAGTAGCCTGCCTGCCTGCCTTCCTTAATTTGCTGCTGTGGTTGTAAACGTCATGCACGCagcaatgttttttaataacaacGTCTGCTCCGCTGCACAAGCGGCGATACAGAATATTTATCAAGCAGCATTATAGTAGGAGAGTAGACTGCCTCCTTAATCTGCAGAGAGGACACCACCCAATGCAGCTTCGGTTTCTTCAAGATATTATAGCTGTAAGAGTCACCTGTAGAATAACTTAATTATCccctttgatttttaataacaacGTCTTCCCCCCCTGCTAAAGCGTTGTTTCCATAAACAATACTCCATGATATATATGGAGTGTGTGTGAAAGAAGGTCCACTACTTCCATTAAACACAAGAAACCACTTTATTCTAGTGTGGGTTTGGTTAAAATATTACTgctcaaaactttaattttattttaaaaataaaaagtattcttttaatatatttttaaataaaaaataatttaaaatacaaccCCCTTTCTATTTCTATCACACTGCAAAACATGCACTTAACCAGGGGCCGAACAGGAGAGGCAAGCAGGGCCGGCCCTgtcaaacattttaaaattttctattatttaatattttttaatttaaataaataaacattttaataatatatattattatattaattttggcctCCCTAAAATGCACCTAGCTCCGCCCCTTCACTTGACTATCATCCCAGATCATCTGATAACCTTTATATAAAGCCCTCGCCCAACACAGAACCACCCATAAAACCTTATATTCAGAGCTAGCCATTTCGAACATATCCATCCTCTATTCTATGGCCATGGCAAACCAACAGCAGCACCAACCATGCCATGGCATAACTGAACAAGCACAAGTTGTTGTGGTCATGGTGCCCTTTCCAGCACAAGGCCATCTCAACCAGCTCCTCCAACTCTCCAGGCTCGTCCTATCCTATAACATCCCGGTCCACTATGTCGGCGCCACCACCCACAATCGTCAGGCCAAGCAGCGCGTGCACGGTTGGGATCCAGACGCCGCAGCGAGTATCCATTTCCATGATATTGAGATCCCTCCTTTTCATTGCCCTCCTCCCAATCCAAATGCCAAAATCAAGTTCCCTTCTCATTTGCAACCTGCTTTCAATGCCTCGTCTCATCTTACAGAGCCTGTTTCAATGCTTGTACGTGCACTTTCATGCAAAGCAAGGAAGATTGTTGTAATTCATGACTCTCTAATGGGGTCTGTGATTCAAGAAGCTCGTTTACTCCCTAATGTAGAGTCTTACATTTTCCGTAGTGTATCTGCTTTTACTGTTTCCTCGTATGCATGGGAACAGCAAGGGAAGAATATTATAGAGGATAATGAGTTGTTTCCACAGGATATTCCTTCTCTTGAAGGGTGTTTTACTGCTGAGTTTGCAGATTTTTTTGCTCGTCAATCTAATTACCAAAAGCTCAACACTGGCTGTGTTTACAACACTTGTAAACTGGTAGAAGGTGCTTATATGGATTTGCTTGAGAAAGAAACAGCTAAGGAAGGCATTAAGCACTGGGCTTTAGGACCTTTCAATCCCGTGACAATACCCGAGAGATCAGAAAAGAAGAGGTTTTGCTTGGATTGGCTTGATAAACATGCAAGAAACTCAGTCATTTACGTGTCGTTTGGGACGACTACAACCTTGGATGATGAACAAATCAAGGAGCTGGCAATTGGGCTGAGAGAAAGTAAACAAAAGTTTATTTGGGCACTACGAGATGCTGATAAAGGAGATGTTTTCAACGGAGAAGAGAGAAGAGCAGAACTCCCAGAAGGGTACGAGGATTCAGTGGATGGGATAGGACTAGTGGTGAGAGACTGGGCACCCCAGCTAGAGATTTTAGCCCATCCGGCAACAGGAGGGATTATGAGTCACTGTGGATGGAATTCTTGCATGGAAAGTATTACCATGGGAGTGCCAATTGCTGCTTGGCCTATGCACTCAGATCAACCAAGAAACGCAGTTCTAATAACAAAAATCCTCAAGATTGGAGTTGTAGTTAAGGAATGGGAGCTAAGAGATGAGATTGTAACGTCAAAGATTGTTGAAAGTGCTGTGAAAAAGCTAATGGCATCGACAGAAGGTGATGAGATGAGAAGGAGAGCAGAAGAAATGGGGGAGTCCGTGCGAGTATCCGCGGCTGAAGGAGGAGTTTCTCGTATGGAGATGGAATCCTTCGTTGCTCATATcacgagttaattttttaagtggGCACTAATTAAGCTGGTTTCGCTAGccataataaattttcaacctGCAATGAAATGCAGCTAGGCAAGTACAAGAGATCTATACAGTCCTTGTACTCATACTGGAttgtcattaaattaattataacttctgccgtttttgcatttcaaataaaaataaaagtgtaccgtttgttttttttctcatgcaCTGGATACTTCATGAATGCAATCACCTAGACATTAAAGAGTAATTGGTGGGgggaaaatgcaataaaaagatAGAGCGGCGACTACATCATCCAGACCATATTCATCGGTAAATTCCTGTGAATATATAATTAGTAATACACTTCCCCCATTGGCAGGACTCGAGCATGAACTAGAGGGTACTGCATCATCTGATTCTTTGTGACTACATCAAGTGAAACCAACAGATGAAACGGATAATCTTAGCCATAAACCTGAATAGTAGTTCCTCGCCGTCGGTGTACATTGCCAATCATGCTCATCAACAGAGAAGCCTGAAAGTGCTCTTCTTCACCATGTGAATTAATACCCATTTTTCTTCAGTAACTGCAAGCTACGAAAGCTCTTCTTGCAACGTGCGTGCAATCATCTCATCATTCTCTACATGGCTACATTAATCCGTAATATGATCATAATGATCCCTCACACAATCATCTCAGCATTCTTTAGGatgtaaggaaaaaaacaatgctATTTGTTTTTCCACTACCAAAAACGTGTTTCATACCCGATAACTATCGATTTCAACAAAATCGATCGCTGTTGGGAATcaattttgggtttgatttttttgcctGAGAGATAGAGGGGAATAAGAAGATAGTCGGATATGTTGTTTATGACCATTTCATGCATGTTCAATACATACGAGGATATTATGGTTAATTCCTCGCGGTTTAAAACATGCAGggtcttgatatatatatatatatatatatatatatatatatatatatatatatatatataaaatttggtatttgtattttatttcttgataaaaaaaaccttaactgGATTTTTGAGgtcattatattttatagtaaatataatttagtcccaaacttgattttttttcaattgaatttgtACATGTGAAATCATAAACTTTTTTCAGTTTCTCAGAATAGatatatgatattataaaaaaaaacaataaaatcatgaTGACACcaactataattataaaaaataatcacatacATTAATTATTAATCCAGTCATCTAAAAACTATTAAGAAGTTCagggaatgatttttttttcccagttttATCCAGATATTTCGGTTAAAAAGTGGAGGGAAAAAATAGAGACTTACAAGGACttgtttgaaagaaaaaaagtaaagtcaaggattaaatgtaaaaaaatagaaatttaaggaccaaaatatatatcaatgaaAATCTTATGTTTTAAGAATATGAGATGTACTGTTATCCTTATGTTGTCttttacaataaatatttacaaaaatttAAGGACTAATTAATCACATCTTAAAAAAGTTAATGGGAGAGTGAACTTGAGATTAAAGACAAGTGACCCGTGATTTGTCGTGTCTCGGGTCTATGTTTTGGTAATGTAAAAAGAGATATTCATGCACTAGTAGCATGtttgaaagaaggaaaaaaaaatccttactcAAGTGATCTTATTGCgtccaataaaataattttatttaattttataagaaaaaaaaaaagcaatagatggaccaaattttaaaataaaaaataataatgatcacCTATAGAATAACGcttgccataa
The Populus nigra chromosome 3, ddPopNigr1.1, whole genome shotgun sequence genome window above contains:
- the LOC133687905 gene encoding zeatin O-xylosyltransferase-like, whose translation is MAMANQQQHQPCHGITEQAQVVVVMVPFPAQGHLNQLLQLSRLVLSYNIPVHYVGATTHNRQAKQRVHGWDPDAAASIHFHDIEIPPFHCPPPNPNAKIKFPSHLQPAFNASSHLTEPVSMLVRALSCKARKIVVIHDSLMGSVIQEARLLPNVESYIFRSVSAFTVSSYAWEQQGKNIIEDNELFPQDIPSLEGCFTAEFADFFARQSNYQKLNTGCVYNTCKLVEGAYMDLLEKETAKEGIKHWALGPFNPVTIPERSEKKRFCLDWLDKHARNSVIYVSFGTTTTLDDEQIKELAIGLRESKQKFIWALRDADKGDVFNGEERRAELPEGYEDSVDGIGLVVRDWAPQLEILAHPATGGIMSHCGWNSCMESITMGVPIAAWPMHSDQPRNAVLITKILKIGVVVKEWELRDEIVTSKIVESAVKKLMASTEGDEMRRRAEEMGESVRVSAAEGGVSRMEMESFVAHITS